A genomic segment from Syngnathus scovelli strain Florida chromosome 3, RoL_Ssco_1.2, whole genome shotgun sequence encodes:
- the nkx6.3 gene encoding homeobox protein Nkx-6.3, whose protein sequence is MDPNIQSSFLFNNSLNQFTSEIKAPVCQYSVPNSFYKLNSGLSSQLPPGTPHGISDILSRSMVGVGSTGTTNTLLPGYSTVGGFGPPVSSTSMYYGRDYSSTLNALAKTGTECPMKGRGLSCWAESGCDWRGGKQQCANSGPLVEMSGRKKHTRPTFSGHQIFALEKTFEQTKYLAGPERARLAYSLGMTESQVKVWFQNRRTKWRKKSASEPSSTQAHSGQAGETSDNEVEDEEYNKPLDPDSDDDKIRLLLRKHRRAFSVLRLGPHHV, encoded by the exons ATGGATCCAAATATCCAAAGTTCTTTCCTGTTCAACAACAGCCTCAACCAGTTTACCAGCGAGATTAAGGCGCCAGTATGCCAGTACTCGGTACCAAACTCTTTCTACAAGCTCAACTCGGGCCTCAGCAGCCAGCTGCCACCCGGGACTCCGCATGGCATCAGTGACATTCTGAGCcgctccatggtgggggtgggcTCCACGGGCACCACAAACACTTTACTCCCCGGCTACTCTACCGTGGGGGGGTTTGGCCCACCTGTCTCCAGCACGTCCATGTATTATGGCCGGGACTACAGCTCCACCTTGAATGCTTTGGCCAAGACCGGCACCGAGTGCCCCATGAagggccgcggcttgagctgctggGCCGAAAGCGGCTGCGACTGGAGAGGAGGCAAGCAGCAGTGCGCCAACA GTGGTCCTTTGGTGGAGATGTCGGGTCGGAAGAAGCACACCAGGCCAACCTTCAGTGGACATCAGATCTTTGCGCTGGAGAAGACTTTTGAGCAGACTAAATATTTGGCAGGGCCTGAGCGGGCCAGACTGGCTTATTCTTTAGGCATGACTGAATCTCAAGTTAAG gtttggttcCAAAACCGTCGCACCAAGTGGAGGAAGAAGAGCGCGTCCGAGCCTAGCTCCACGCAAGCCCACTCGGGGCAGGCTGGGGAGACCTCGGACAACGAGGTGGAGGACGAGGAGTACAACAAGCCCCTGGATCCAGACTCTGACGACGACAAGATCCGTTTACTTTTGCGCAAACACCGCAGAGCTTTCTCAGTCCTGCGCCTCGGGCCTCATCACGTTTGA